The genomic region TCGTCCTGCCCGGCTACGAAGGGAACATGTGGGTGAAGTGGCTTCGCCGCATTGAGGTGGGTGACCGGCCCTGGTTCACGCGCTGGGAGACCCGCACCTACACCGACCTGATGCCGAACGGCCTCTCGCGGCAGTTCACCTTCGTGAACGAGGTCAACAGCGTCATCACCTACCCTTGCCCGGAGAAGCCCCTGCGCGGCAAGCCCGGCTTCGTCGAGATCAGCGGGCTCGCCTGGTCTGGCGCTGGCCGGATCGTGCGTGTGGACGTCTCCGTCGACGGCGGCGACACCTGGCGGACCGCCGAGCTGCAGGAGCCGGTGCTAACGAAGGCGCTCACGCGCTTCCGAATCCCTTGGGAATGGCGCGAGGGGCAGGTGGCGTATTTGCAATCGCGCGCGATCGACGAGACGGGGCGCGTGCAGCCCACCATTGCCGCGCTTCGGAAGGTGCGCGGCGTCGAGAGCATCTATCACAAGAACAGCATCCACACCTGGCTGGTCGAACGCGACGGGACGGTGGTGAATGTCCAGATCGATGCGTAAGGGTGCGCTGGCGGGTCTGCCGCTGCTCGCGCTTGCTGGCTTTGCGGTCGCCCAGCAGGCGCCGGCGCCGCGTGACGTGAGCGCCCTCTATCGCCCGTTCGAGGCGCCGCCGGGCGAGCGCACGCGCGGCGACGTGCCCTGGCCTGCGCCGGGCAACGTCTCGCTTCCGGAACCGATTCCGGGCATCGGCCGCCCCGCCACCAGCGCGGAGATCGCCGGCTGGGACATCGCGATCCGCCCTGATGGGGCCAACCTGCCTTCCGGCCGCGGCACGGTGCAGGAAGGCGAGGAGCTCTACCTCCAGCACTGCGCCTCCTGCCACGGCGACTTCGGCGAAGGGATCGACCGCTGGCCCGCACTGATGGGCGGACGCGGCAGCCTCACGACCGATACCCCGCGTCGCACCGTCGGATCGTTCTGGCAGCACGCGCCGATGGTGTTCGACTACATCCGACGCGCGATGCCCTATACGGCACCGCAGAGCCTCACGAACGACGAGTACTACGCGCTTACGGCCTATGTTCTGTACCTGAACGAGCTGATCGCCGAGGATGCGGTGATGGACCGTGAAAGCCTGCCGCGCGTCGAGATGCCGAATCGTGACGGGTTCGTGCTCGAGGAGCGGCCGGACACGGAGAATGTCGCCTGCATGCAGAACTGCCGGCAGGGTCGTCCAGTGACCGTGACCATGGACAGCCGCCAGTTCGTCCAGCCCGGCTCGGGGAGTGGCACGTCGGAACCGTAATGGCATTTGGCGCAGCCAGTACCGGGCAGAAGGGGGGAGAAGGAAACGATAAGGAAACGGGTTGGACGGAGGGGCATGACGGTCGCCGCGGCCGCAGCGGTCGCCGTTCCCGCAGGAGCGAGCGGTCAAGGGGCGCCGACGGCGAAGATCGTCTACCAACCTGAACCGGCCGGGTGGAGAGGAGTTCTCCCACTATCGGCAGATGCTGACCAACGTCTCGAACCATCTCACCGTTCTCACGCCAGGACGGTTCGACCTGCGCATCGTGATGCATGGGCCTGGGGTGAACCTGCTTCGCTTCGGCGCGCGAAACGATCCGCAGATCGCCGCCACGATCGACGAGCTGAAGCTCGCTGGCGTGCGCTTCGAGATCTGCCGAATCACGCTGACGCGCGGCAACATTCCGCTCTCGCAGCTCTATGACGCAAGCGAGGAGGATATCGTCCCAAGCGGCGTTGGGCGGCTCGGCGAGCTGCAGATGCAGGGATACGCCTACATAAAGATCTAGGGCGAAGGAGGCCGACCGGAGGCGAGCGCCGCATGCTGGCAAATCGACGCGGCGGGCTCCAAGCATTTTCCTGCCGCGGACCCCGCCAGACTGGGTAGGCTACGATCCCGATCGGGCGTCTGAACCGCGAGATCAAGCGTCGTACCGAGGTCGTCGGTATCTCTCCCAACGAGGCCACCTTCGTGCGGCCCGTTGGTGGCAAGCTTCTCGAGCAGTGCGACGCGTGGGCCACCAAGCGCTCACGCGACATAACCCCTGAGGCCATCAGCACCGTGAGTGAAGCTGCCGCCGCCAGGCTTCTCAGCCGTGCCGGGCTGGGCTGGCGGCCCAGCTCCCCGACGATCATCGCGCCCTGAACCACAAGATCGGGCACGACCAAGGCGTTCTACGCCCGGGCCGCTTGGACAGAGACCGCGCGCAGGACGGGGACGCACACGCCGCCGCCGCCGAACGGCAAACCGTCTGGGGTTCCCAAGTCATGGGGCTGCAGGACGAGGCAGACTGCGGATCAGCCCGCGGTTCGCCGCCTAAGCGCCCGGCCCTTGCCTCCGACCCGTTGGCCCGCGGTCAGGAGGGTGCAGCGGCGCGGGCACCGAAGCGACAGCGGCTGTCTGGAGGAGCGGGGGACGCCTCCTCTCGCGCCATCAGCACCCGTCGCGCAGCGCGCGCCCCCTCCGTCGCGTTGCCTCGCCGCGGCGTCATGCTCCCTCTCGGGCTTCAGAGTGGCGAAGCGGGCCTCGACACGCGGCGGATGACGGTGCAGAGAGGTCACTGTGTTCGCATGGGATCTCGACAGCCGCACAGAGAGGAATGCCGCGCGCGACGCGCTTGCCGTCGGCCTTCGCGGTGGCCTCGCCTGGATGGTGGAGCGCACGATCGCCGAAGGCAGGGCAGGCTTCGGCATGCGTGCATCAAGCCGCGCTTGCGAATTGACGGTCACCTTCGCCCGCGATGAGCCGCGAAGGGCCACGGAGGACGACAGGAGAGGGAGAGAACAGGATGACCATCCACTTCGTCGTGCATGACGAGCACGACTCGGTCGGGGTCGTGGTGGTGGAAGGGGTGAAGGCCGGCCAGGAACTGACCGGCTGGATCATGGATCAGGACCGGATGATCACCTTCTCCGCCAAGAACGACATCCCGATCGGCCACAAGCTCGCCATCCGCGACATCGCCGCCGGAGACACCATCATCAAGTACGGCGTCGACATCGGCCGCGCCATCGCGCCCATCGCCGCCGGCGAGCATCTGCACGTCCACAACGTCAAGACCAAGCGCTGGTGAGGAGGGCGCGACGATGGGCATGGACCTCGGCAATCTGACCTTCGAGGGGTATCGGCGCGAGAACGGGCGGATGGGGGTGCGAAACCACGTCATCATCCTCCCGGTCGACGACCTCTCCAACGCCGCCTGCGAGGCGGTGGCGCGCAACATCCAGGGGGCGATGGCGATCCCCCATGCCTATGGCCGGCTCCAGTTCGGGGCCGATCTCGATCTTCACTTCCGCACGCTTATCGGGGTCGGCTCGAACCCGAATGTCGCGGGCGTGGTTGTGATCGGCATCGAGCCCGGCTGGACAGGGCGGGTCGTCGACGGCATCGCGAAGTCCGGCAAGCCGGTCGAGGGCTTCTGGATCGAACAGCACGGCGACATCGCGACCATCGCCAACGCCTCCCGTGCCGCCTATCGCCTGGTCAAGCACGCCTCGACGCTTCGGCGCACGACGGCGCCCTTGCGCGAGCTCTGGGTCTCGACCAAGTGCGGCGAGAGCGACACGACCTCGGGCCTCGCCTCCTGCCCGACCGTCGGCAACGCCTTCGACAAGCTCTGGGAAAACGGCAATACGCTCGTGTTCGGCGAGACCTCGGAGCTGACGGGGGGCGAACATCTCGTCAAGGCGCGCTGCCGCACGCCCGAGATCGCCGCCCGGTTCCAGGCGATGTTCGACCGCTACCAGGCCGTGATCGAAGCGCACAAGACCTCGGACCTGTCCGAGAGCCAGCCGACCAAGGGCAACATCGAGGGCGGGCTCACCACCATCGAGGAGAAGGCGCTCGGCAACATCCAGAAGATCGGCAGGAAGTGCCTCGTCGACGGCGTGCTCGACAAGGCCGAGACGCCTTCCCACCCGGGCCTGTGGTTCATGGACAGCTCCTCGGCTGCCGCCGAGATGGTCACGCTCTGCGCCGCCGCGGGCTATGCCGTGCACACCTTCCCCACCGGCCAGGGGAACGTGATCGGCAACCCGATCCTGCCCGTGATCAAGATCACGGCCAATCCGCGCACGATGCGCACGATGCCGGAACATATCGATCTCGATGTCACCGGCATCCTGCAGAAGCAGATGACGATCGACGAGGCAGGCGAGAAGCTGCTCGACTGCATCCTCCGCACCGCCAATGGCGAGCTGACGGCGGCCGAGATCCTCGGCCACCGCGAGTTCTCGCTCACAAGGCTCTACGAGAGCGCGTGAAGGCCCCGGGGGCGTGGCTCCGGGGTCGCGCCGCGCCCCCTCGCTCGCGGACAGCGCGCCTCTCGCTGATGCCTTCGACGTTCGGCAAGGATCTTGTTGCACGGTTTGCGGCTGCGCGGCCGCTCTTCCCCGGCCTCGCCTTCAGCGCCGTCATCGCCATGGCGGCTGCCTTCGTCGCCGCGGCGCATGGCGGCCCCGTCATGCTGTTCGCGCTTCTGTTAGGCATGGCGTTCAACCACCTCGCCGCGGAGCGCGGGCTCGCGCTAGGCCTCGCCTTCGCCTCCCGCTCCGTGCTCAGGCTCGGTGTCGCCCTTCTCGGCGCCAGGATCACGGCGTCGCAGATCGTCGCGCTCGGTCCGGGCACGCTCGCGGGCGTCGCTGCCGCTGTTCTGCTCACCATCGGGTTCGGCATCCTCGTCGCCCGCGTCTTCGGCCTCGGGGCGCGATTCGGCACGCTGACTGCAGGAGCGGTCGCGATCTGCGGCGCCTCGGCGGCGGCGGCAATCGCCGCGGTTCTTCCCCGACGCCCAGGGCATGAGCGCGACACGGCCTTCACCATCCTCGGCGTCACCACGCTCTCGACCGTGGCGATGGTCGCCTATCCGCTGCTCGCGCGGGGCCTCGGGCTCGACGACACGGAAGCGGGCGTGTTCCTCGGCGCGACGATCCATGACGTCGCCCAGGTCGTCGGCGCCGGCTTCAGCATCTCCGCGGAAGCCGGCAAGGCAGCGACCATCGTCAAGCTCCTGCGCGTCGCGATGCTCGTGCCGGTCGTTCTCGCGATTGCGCTCGTGGTGCGGCGGAGTGCACCCGGAGATGCGAGCGAGGGCCAGGCACGCCCGCCCCTTCTGCCAGGGTTCCTGGTCGGCTTCCTCGCCATTGTCGGGCTCAACAGCCTCGGCCTCGTTCCCCCCCCGGTCCAGGACGCACTCGGCGACGCGTCGCGATGGTGCATCGTCACCTCGATCGCGGCGCTCGGGGTGAAGACGTCGCTGAAGTCGCTCGCCGAGGTTGGCCGACGCGCCGTGCTCCTGATGGTCGCCGAGACAGGCTTCATCGGCGCGGCCGGCCTCCTGCTCGTGCACGTGTCCTGAAACGGCACGCCCGGTTCGCGCACGGCAGGCAGGCCGCGCCGCGCCGCCGCCGTCAGCGCAGCGGTTCGAGCACCGAGACGTAGTTCGCGACCGCCACCCCGCCCATGTTGAACACGGCCCCGAGCGACGCCCCCGGCACCTGCATCGCCCCCGCCATCCCGGTGAGCTGCATGGCGGCAAGCGCGTGCATCGACACGCCCGTCGCCCCGATCGGGTGTCCCTTGGCCTTGAGCCCTCCGGAGGGGTTCACCGGCAGCCGGCCGTCCATGCGCGTCCAGCCCTCAAGCGCCGCGACCGCCCCTTTGCCCTCGGGCGTCAGCCCCATCGCCTCGTATTCGAGCAGCTCGGCGATCGTGAAGCAGTCATGCGTCTCGACGAAGTCTAGGTCCTCGAGCGTGATGCCGGCCGAGGCATAGGCTTCCGACCAAGCCCGCGCGGCGCCCTCGAACACGATCGGGTTGCGACGGGAAAGTGGCAGGAACTCGTTGACATGCACCGCAGCGCGGAAGCGCACGGCCTTCGCGAGCGTCCGCGCCACGTCCTCGGCGGCGAGAACCACCGCCGCCGCACCGTCGGAGACGAGCGAGCAGTCTGTGCGTCGCAAGGGCGGCGCGACATAGGGGTTCTTCTCGTGCACGCTGCGGCAGAACTCGAAGCCGAGGTCCTTGCGGATCTGGGCGTAGGGGTTGTTGACGCCGTGCGCGTGGTTCTTCGCCGCGATCATCGCGAGCGCGTCCGACTGGTCACCGTGGCGCTGGAAATAGGCCTGCGCGATCTTCGCGAACACGCCGGCGAAGCCGCCCGCGACGCAGCCCTCTTCGGCGCGGTAGCTCGCCGCGAGCAGCGCCTCGCCGATCTTCTCGGGCGGTGTGGCGGTCATCTTCTCGACGCCGACCACGAGCACGATGCGCGCACGCCCCGCGGCGATCATGTCGCGGCCGGCATGGATTGCGGCAGAGCCGGTCGCGCACGCGTTCTCGACTCGCACTGCCGGGCGGAACCGCCACTCGGGAACGGCGTTGAAGGCGAGCGAGGCCGGGAAGTCCTGCGCCGAGAACCCGTTGTTAAAGAGGCCGATCGCGAGCGCATCGACCTCCTCGACCGCAAGCCCTGCGTCCTCGACGGCCGCGCGCGCCACCCGGGCGATCAGGCTCTCGATGTCGGGGTCCTCGAGCTTGCCGAAGGGGGTATGCGCCCAGCCGACGATGCAGGCGGCCATCGTCACCTCCTCAGACGGGTCTGTCGCCTTTCTCCACCTTCAGGGTGCGATTGTCCACGCCGGGAAGCATCCGCGCCGGGTCGCGCGTGACGATCACGTCGAGAACCGTCGGCGTGTCGGTGTTGGCGAGGCCCTCGCGCAGCGCCGCCTCGATCGTGTCTGGGTCCTCGACGCGAATGCCATGGCAGCCCATCGCCCGCGCGACCGCGGCATAGTCCAGTTCGACCAGCTCGCTTGATTGGTAGTTGCCCGGGCCGTAGACGGCGTGCTGCAGCGCCTTCACGTATCCGGAGGCGGCGTTGTTGAAGACGCAGAGGACGATCGGCGTGCCGAGGCGTCGCGCGGTCTCGAGGTCGCCGATCGTCATGTTGAACCCGCCATCGCCCGTGAGCCCGACGACGCGCCGCCCCGGTGCGCCGAGCTGGGCGCCGATGCTGCCCGATGCGCCATAGCCGATCGAGGCGAAGCCGCGGTCGGCGACGAAGTGGCGGCCCGGGCGCATCGTGTCGAACAGAAGCGCGCCCCAATGTGCGGCGAAGCCGCCATCGGCGACCAGGATCGCGTCCTCCGGCATCACTGCGTTGAGCGCGTCCATCAGCCGCCCGACATTGATCGGCCGCTCGCGGCTCTTGAGCCGATCCGCAGCACCGTCGCGCCAGGAGGCCATCCTCGGCGCGACTGACGACCACCATGAATGCCGCCGCGACCGGCGATCAGTCCCTGGGCCGAGAGCGGCAGAGAGATCCTCAAGCGCAAGCCTCGCATCGGCGGCGAGAGCGACCGTCGTGCGCGTCGTCCGGCCGATCTCGTCCGGCACGATGTCGATGTGGATCACCGTCTTGTCGGGCGGGATCAGCGTGAAGCGTCGTGTCGCGATCTCGCCGAG from Elioraea tepida harbors:
- a CDS encoding c-type cytochrome, whose amino-acid sequence is MRKGALAGLPLLALAGFAVAQQAPAPRDVSALYRPFEAPPGERTRGDVPWPAPGNVSLPEPIPGIGRPATSAEIAGWDIAIRPDGANLPSGRGTVQEGEELYLQHCASCHGDFGEGIDRWPALMGGRGSLTTDTPRRTVGSFWQHAPMVFDYIRRAMPYTAPQSLTNDEYYALTAYVLYLNELIAEDAVMDRESLPRVEMPNRDGFVLEERPDTENVACMQNCRQGRPVTVTMDSRQFVQPGSGSGTSEP
- a CDS encoding YeiH family protein; the encoded protein is MPSTFGKDLVARFAAARPLFPGLAFSAVIAMAAAFVAAAHGGPVMLFALLLGMAFNHLAAERGLALGLAFASRSVLRLGVALLGARITASQIVALGPGTLAGVAAAVLLTIGFGILVARVFGLGARFGTLTAGAVAICGASAAAAIAAVLPRRPGHERDTAFTILGVTTLSTVAMVAYPLLARGLGLDDTEAGVFLGATIHDVAQVVGAGFSISAEAGKAATIVKLLRVAMLVPVVLAIALVVRRSAPGDASEGQARPPLLPGFLVGFLAIVGLNSLGLVPPPVQDALGDASRWCIVTSIAALGVKTSLKSLAEVGRRAVLLMVAETGFIGAAGLLLVHVS
- a CDS encoding UxaA family hydrolase; amino-acid sequence: MGMDLGNLTFEGYRRENGRMGVRNHVIILPVDDLSNAACEAVARNIQGAMAIPHAYGRLQFGADLDLHFRTLIGVGSNPNVAGVVVIGIEPGWTGRVVDGIAKSGKPVEGFWIEQHGDIATIANASRAAYRLVKHASTLRRTTAPLRELWVSTKCGESDTTSGLASCPTVGNAFDKLWENGNTLVFGETSELTGGEHLVKARCRTPEIAARFQAMFDRYQAVIEAHKTSDLSESQPTKGNIEGGLTTIEEKALGNIQKIGRKCLVDGVLDKAETPSHPGLWFMDSSSAAAEMVTLCAAAGYAVHTFPTGQGNVIGNPILPVIKITANPRTMRTMPEHIDLDVTGILQKQMTIDEAGEKLLDCILRTANGELTAAEILGHREFSLTRLYESA
- a CDS encoding thiamine pyrophosphate-binding protein; protein product: MTAPVTNATRMSGGRALAEMLRLAGAGPIFGMGGFQLLPFYEACRVLNLRHCLINDERSGAFAADAYARVTNRPGLCDGTLGPGATNLATGLAESLNAGIPLIAITGDTNREHSWKNMTQEARQLEVLRPVAKEVIRIESIARIPEHVRRAFTVATTGRPGPVVLDVPEDVAHGEHEFEAGAFWIDPGTLSVQARRFRPDGAELARAATLLARAERPLVLAGGGIHISGAHEALQALAESEGIPVAHTMSGKGAIACTHPLSAGVFGRYSRIANELVAEADLLLVVGCKLGEIATRRFTLIPPDKTVIHIDIVPDEIGRTTRTTVALAADARLALEDLSAALGPGTDRRSRRHSWWSSVAPRMASWRDGAADRLKSRERPINVGRLMDALNAVMPEDAILVADGGFAAHWGALLFDTMRPGRHFVADRGFASIGYGASGSIGAQLGAPGRRVVGLTGDGGFNMTIGDLETARRLGTPIVLCVFNNAASGYVKALQHAVYGPGNYQSSELVELDYAAVARAMGCHGIRVEDPDTIEAALREGLANTDTPTVLDVIVTRDPARMLPGVDNRTLKVEKGDRPV
- a CDS encoding UxaA family hydrolase — protein: MTIHFVVHDEHDSVGVVVVEGVKAGQELTGWIMDQDRMITFSAKNDIPIGHKLAIRDIAAGDTIIKYGVDIGRAIAPIAAGEHLHVHNVKTKRW
- a CDS encoding DsrE family protein, with the translated sequence MLTNVSNHLTVLTPGRFDLRIVMHGPGVNLLRFGARNDPQIAATIDELKLAGVRFEICRITLTRGNIPLSQLYDASEEDIVPSGVGRLGELQMQGYAYIKI
- a CDS encoding acetyl-CoA acetyltransferase, translated to MAACIVGWAHTPFGKLEDPDIESLIARVARAAVEDAGLAVEEVDALAIGLFNNGFSAQDFPASLAFNAVPEWRFRPAVRVENACATGSAAIHAGRDMIAAGRARIVLVVGVEKMTATPPEKIGEALLAASYRAEEGCVAGGFAGVFAKIAQAYFQRHGDQSDALAMIAAKNHAHGVNNPYAQIRKDLGFEFCRSVHEKNPYVAPPLRRTDCSLVSDGAAAVVLAAEDVARTLAKAVRFRAAVHVNEFLPLSRRNPIVFEGAARAWSEAYASAGITLEDLDFVETHDCFTIAELLEYEAMGLTPEGKGAVAALEGWTRMDGRLPVNPSGGLKAKGHPIGATGVSMHALAAMQLTGMAGAMQVPGASLGAVFNMGGVAVANYVSVLEPLR